In a single window of the Rhizobiaceae bacterium genome:
- the pstA gene encoding phosphate ABC transporter permease PstA: MTDITASTLPVAQRPARRDIGIKKRYAAEARFKFYGIAAITFGLAFLAIMLGSIVSKGYTAFWQTNVTLPVTFNAALIDPQDKRASDPSVLVKANYDKLVQQALIQKLGIDPDDKPLVGKLRGFISDSARIQLRDQLVANPSLMGQTVDVRMLASANIDSAFKGQVDLSVPEARRKVNDQQVEWMKQLATDGSLAEKFNTGLFTYGASSRPETSGVGVAIVGSLYMMLIVLVLALIVGVAASIYLEEFAAKNRLTDLIEVNINNLAAVPSIVFGLLGLAVFINFLGMPRSAAIVGGITLSLMTLPTIIIATRAALAAVPPSIRQAALGLGASKMQVVFHHVLPLAMPGILTGTIIGLARALGETAPLLLIGMVAFVANYPTTPFDPSTALPVQIYMWANEAERAFVERMSGAIIILLVFLMVMNLTAIVLRRKFERRW; the protein is encoded by the coding sequence ATGACCGACATCACGGCCTCCACACTGCCGGTTGCCCAGCGCCCGGCGCGTCGCGACATCGGGATCAAGAAGCGCTACGCCGCCGAGGCACGCTTCAAGTTCTATGGCATCGCGGCGATCACGTTCGGCCTCGCCTTTCTCGCCATCATGCTTGGCTCCATCGTCAGCAAGGGCTACACGGCTTTCTGGCAGACAAATGTCACACTGCCTGTGACCTTCAACGCGGCGCTGATCGACCCTCAGGACAAGCGCGCGAGCGATCCGTCCGTCCTGGTCAAGGCCAATTACGACAAGCTCGTGCAGCAGGCTCTCATCCAGAAGCTCGGCATAGACCCGGACGACAAGCCGTTGGTGGGCAAGCTGCGCGGCTTTATTTCAGACAGCGCGCGCATCCAGTTGCGCGACCAACTCGTCGCCAATCCTTCCTTGATGGGGCAGACGGTGGACGTGCGGATGCTTGCCTCGGCAAATATCGACTCCGCCTTCAAAGGTCAGGTCGATCTCAGCGTGCCGGAAGCGCGTCGCAAGGTGAACGACCAGCAGGTCGAGTGGATGAAGCAGCTTGCGACAGACGGTTCGCTGGCCGAAAAGTTCAACACCGGCCTGTTTACCTATGGCGCGTCGAGCCGGCCTGAAACGTCGGGCGTGGGTGTCGCCATCGTCGGCTCGCTCTACATGATGCTGATCGTGCTTGTGCTGGCGCTCATCGTCGGCGTCGCGGCCTCGATCTACCTCGAGGAGTTCGCGGCGAAGAACCGGCTGACCGACCTGATCGAGGTGAACATCAACAATCTGGCCGCGGTGCCTTCCATCGTGTTCGGTCTGCTCGGCCTTGCCGTGTTCATCAATTTTCTCGGCATGCCCCGTTCTGCGGCAATTGTCGGTGGCATCACGCTGTCGCTGATGACGCTGCCGACGATCATCATCGCGACGCGCGCAGCACTTGCCGCCGTGCCTCCGTCGATCCGGCAGGCGGCACTCGGGCTCGGCGCGTCCAAGATGCAGGTTGTGTTCCATCACGTCCTGCCGCTCGCCATGCCCGGCATCCTGACGGGCACCATCATCGGCCTTGCGCGCGCGCTCGGCGAAACCGCCCCGCTCTTGCTCATCGGCATGGTGGCATTTGTCGCGAATTATCCGACGACGCCGTTCGACCCCTCGACCGCGCTGCCCGTGCAGATCTATATGTGGGCGAACGAAGCCGAACGCGCCTTTGTGGAGCGCATGTCGGGCGCGATCATAATTCTTCTTGTTTTCCTGATGGTGATGAATCTGACGGCGATCGTCTTGCGTCGGAAATTCGAGCGCCGCTGGTAG